Proteins encoded within one genomic window of Xylophilus sp. GOD-11R:
- a CDS encoding HNH endonuclease: MKVLKLSAQGLPQSWISLEQAVIHYAAGEVRWESGAEIAVFRGGTNAITGKQSLIAINSIVGTRGVPRINPFDLRPGLTNAKLFARDRNVCAYCGDHCHETELTREHIVPFAQNGPDTWMNVVTACRACNHRKSSRTPEQAGMPLLYTPYVPSLWEDFILRNRRILADQMEFLMAHVPASSRLII; this comes from the coding sequence GTGAAGGTATTGAAGCTGTCGGCCCAGGGACTTCCCCAGTCCTGGATCAGCCTGGAACAGGCGGTGATCCACTACGCGGCCGGAGAGGTGCGCTGGGAGTCCGGCGCGGAGATCGCGGTCTTTCGTGGCGGCACCAACGCCATCACCGGCAAGCAATCGCTGATCGCCATCAACAGCATCGTCGGCACGCGCGGCGTGCCGCGCATCAACCCCTTCGATCTCCGGCCGGGCCTCACCAACGCCAAGCTGTTTGCGCGCGACCGCAACGTCTGCGCCTACTGCGGCGACCACTGCCACGAGACCGAACTCACCCGCGAACACATCGTGCCCTTCGCCCAGAACGGGCCAGACACCTGGATGAACGTGGTAACCGCCTGCCGCGCCTGCAACCACCGCAAGAGCAGCCGCACGCCCGAGCAGGCCGGCATGCCGCTGCTTTATACGCCCTACGTGCCCAGCCTCTGGGAAGACTTCATTCTGCGCAACCGCCGCATCTTGGCCGACCAGATGGAGTTTCTGATGGCGCACGTGCCGGCATCGTCGCGGCTGATCATCTAG
- a CDS encoding bifunctional riboflavin kinase/FAD synthetase encodes MKVFRGFHHRGIAPACAVTIGNFDGVHRGHQAMLALLRSEAEHRGVPSCVLTFEPHPRDYFAKRAGKSSLAPARVATLRDKLTELARCGIDQAVVLPFDARLAAQSPQQFIDQVLTGGLGARYVLVGDDFRFGAQRSGDYAYLDAASAAAGFDVARMNAYEVHGLRVSSSAVREALATGQMEQAARLLGRPYSLSGHVVHGRKLGRELGASTPGAGDGFRTINLRFSHWKPAAAGIFAVHVFGLGDQPLEGVANMGVRPSLDPSDVNGGRVLLETHCLDWPAGLGSEGAYGKIVRVELLHKLHDELRYPSLDALTAGIARDREDARAFFAARRQGEPERIHGQTHRQTTRDRI; translated from the coding sequence ATGAAGGTCTTTCGGGGTTTCCACCACCGGGGCATCGCACCCGCCTGCGCGGTGACCATCGGCAATTTCGACGGCGTGCATCGCGGCCACCAGGCCATGCTGGCACTGTTGCGCAGCGAGGCCGAACACCGGGGCGTGCCCAGCTGCGTGCTCACGTTCGAACCCCATCCCCGCGACTACTTCGCCAAGCGTGCGGGCAAGTCGAGCCTGGCGCCCGCGCGGGTCGCCACCTTGCGGGACAAATTGACCGAACTGGCCCGTTGCGGCATCGACCAGGCCGTGGTGCTGCCCTTCGACGCGCGCCTGGCCGCCCAGTCGCCACAGCAGTTCATCGACCAGGTGCTCACCGGTGGCCTGGGCGCGCGATACGTGCTGGTGGGCGACGACTTCCGCTTCGGCGCGCAACGCTCGGGTGACTACGCCTACCTCGACGCCGCATCGGCTGCGGCCGGCTTCGACGTCGCCCGCATGAACGCCTACGAAGTCCACGGACTGCGCGTGTCGAGTTCGGCCGTCCGCGAAGCGCTGGCCACCGGCCAGATGGAGCAGGCCGCCCGCCTGCTCGGCCGGCCCTACAGCCTGAGCGGCCACGTGGTGCACGGCCGCAAGCTCGGGCGCGAACTCGGCGCCAGCACGCCCGGCGCGGGCGACGGCTTTCGCACCATCAATCTGCGTTTCTCCCACTGGAAGCCGGCCGCCGCAGGCATCTTCGCGGTACACGTCTTCGGGCTCGGCGACCAGCCCCTGGAAGGCGTCGCCAACATGGGTGTGCGGCCTTCGCTCGACCCGTCGGACGTCAACGGCGGGCGCGTACTGCTCGAAACGCACTGCCTGGACTGGCCCGCCGGTCTCGGCAGCGAGGGGGCCTACGGTAAAATCGTGCGGGTGGAACTGCTGCACAAACTGCACGACGAGCTGCGTTATCCGAGCCTCGACGCCCTGACCGCCGGAATCGCCCGCGACCGGGAGGATGCGCGTGCCTTCTTCGCCGCCCGGCGCCAGGGCGAGCCCGAGCGCATTCACGGCCAGACGCACCGCCAGACCACGCGCGACCGAATTTGA
- the purN gene encoding phosphoribosylglycinamide formyltransferase, with protein sequence MNNVVILISGSGSNMRAIVQAALREDWSGRHGARIEAVISNKPDAEGLAWAREAGIAAEALDHRDFASREAFDEALMQAIDRHSPALLVLAGFMRILGPAFVWHYQGRMVNIHPSLLPSFTGLHTHRRALEAGCTVAGATVHRVTADLDLGPILGQAVVPVLPGDTPEALAARVLAQEHRLYPRVLAGLLADLAAGR encoded by the coding sequence ATGAACAATGTGGTGATTCTGATCTCCGGCAGCGGCTCCAACATGCGCGCCATCGTCCAGGCGGCACTCCGGGAGGACTGGTCGGGCCGGCACGGCGCGCGGATCGAGGCGGTCATCAGCAACAAACCGGATGCCGAAGGGCTGGCCTGGGCACGTGAAGCGGGCATCGCCGCAGAGGCGCTGGATCACCGCGATTTCGCCAGCCGCGAGGCCTTCGACGAGGCGCTGATGCAGGCCATCGACCGGCATTCGCCGGCCTTGCTCGTGCTGGCGGGCTTCATGCGCATCCTGGGGCCGGCATTCGTCTGGCATTACCAGGGGCGCATGGTCAACATCCATCCGTCGCTCCTGCCGTCGTTCACCGGGCTGCACACCCATCGCCGCGCGCTGGAGGCCGGTTGCACCGTGGCGGGCGCGACGGTGCACCGGGTGACCGCCGACCTGGACCTGGGGCCCATCCTCGGCCAGGCGGTGGTGCCGGTGCTGCCCGGCGACACGCCGGAAGCGCTCGCCGCGCGGGTGCTGGCGCAGGAGCACCGTCTTTATCCACGGGTGCTGGCAGGCCTGCTGGCCGACCTGGCCGCCGGGCGTTAG
- a CDS encoding YceH family protein: MPSRPLTPVEARVLATLMEKARTVPDSYPLTLNSVVSGCNQKTARDPVMQVTDGQAQEALDSLRGLTLAFDTSGGRATRWEHNAERGLGVPGAAAAILGILMLRGPQTAGEIRIHTERWHRFADISSVEAFLDELANKPDDRGGPMVMQLPRQAGSRESRWVHLLCGAVDPADFQNDIGMADSAAAPSSALAARVAALEEAVEALRAEIASMRFVSDQSGGG; the protein is encoded by the coding sequence ATGCCATCGCGCCCCCTCACTCCCGTCGAAGCCCGAGTCCTTGCCACGCTGATGGAAAAAGCCCGCACCGTGCCCGACAGCTATCCGCTCACGCTCAACAGCGTGGTGTCGGGCTGCAACCAGAAAACCGCACGTGACCCGGTCATGCAGGTCACCGACGGCCAGGCGCAGGAAGCGCTCGACTCGCTGCGCGGCCTCACGCTCGCGTTCGACACCAGCGGCGGCCGCGCCACCCGCTGGGAACACAACGCCGAACGCGGCCTGGGCGTGCCCGGCGCGGCGGCTGCCATTCTCGGCATCCTCATGCTGCGCGGGCCGCAGACCGCCGGCGAGATCCGCATCCATACCGAGCGCTGGCACCGGTTCGCCGACATCTCGTCGGTCGAGGCCTTCCTGGACGAGTTGGCCAACAAGCCGGACGACCGGGGCGGTCCGATGGTGATGCAGTTGCCGCGCCAGGCGGGATCGCGGGAGTCACGCTGGGTGCATCTGCTGTGCGGCGCGGTCGATCCGGCGGATTTCCAGAACGACATCGGCATGGCAGACAGCGCCGCCGCACCCTCCTCCGCCTTGGCGGCGCGGGTCGCGGCATTGGAAGAAGCAGTGGAAGCGCTGCGAGCCGAGATCGCCTCGATGCGATTCGTGTCCGACCAGAGCGGCGGCGGCTAG
- a CDS encoding response regulator, translated as MNHRPHILVVDDDHDITSLLSDYLERFGFSVHTASDGVGMRAEISRQAMDMVVLDVMLPGSDGLNLAREVRQHSRVPIIMLTARTGTHDRVVGLELGADDYMGKPFEPRELVARINTVLRRIPAGRGAHAGEEGVVRFDGWELRRDERRLTSPDGLVVPLSNAEYRLLTTFLSMPRRIFTRDQLMERARGRTMESFERSIDLLVSRLRQKLSDDPRSPSMIRTVRGAGYVFDVRSVQPQVGLH; from the coding sequence ATGAATCACCGTCCGCACATCCTTGTCGTCGACGACGACCACGACATCACCTCGCTGCTGAGCGACTATCTGGAGCGCTTCGGTTTTTCGGTCCACACCGCCAGCGACGGTGTGGGCATGCGGGCGGAAATCTCGCGGCAGGCGATGGACATGGTGGTGCTCGACGTCATGCTGCCCGGCAGCGACGGCCTGAACCTTGCGCGCGAGGTGCGTCAGCATTCGCGCGTGCCTATCATCATGTTGACGGCGCGTACCGGCACGCACGACCGCGTCGTCGGCCTGGAGCTCGGCGCGGACGACTACATGGGCAAGCCGTTCGAGCCACGCGAACTGGTGGCCCGCATCAACACCGTGCTGCGCCGCATTCCGGCCGGCCGGGGCGCGCACGCGGGCGAGGAGGGCGTCGTGCGATTCGACGGCTGGGAATTGCGCCGCGACGAGCGCCGCCTCACTTCGCCGGACGGCCTGGTGGTGCCCTTGTCCAACGCCGAATACCGTCTGCTGACCACCTTCCTGTCGATGCCGCGCCGCATCTTCACCCGCGACCAATTGATGGAGCGGGCGCGGGGACGCACGATGGAGAGCTTCGAACGCAGCATCGACCTGCTGGTGTCACGCCTGCGGCAGAAACTCAGCGACGATCCGCGCTCGCCCTCCATGATCCGCACGGTGCGGGGCGCGGGCTATGTCTTCGACGTCCGCTCGGTGCAGCCGCAGGTCGGCTTGCACTGA